The Hevea brasiliensis isolate MT/VB/25A 57/8 chromosome 1, ASM3005281v1, whole genome shotgun sequence genome has a window encoding:
- the LOC110642305 gene encoding protein HOTHEAD, translating into MASDGAVKLFLLCLVLWVYTLSSCQGKQNIYPSGYPFIKKASTFSSSSSFSSSGGENAYDYIVVGGGTAGCPLAATLSQNFSVLLLERGDVPFTNPNVSFLGNFHISLADTSPTSASQYFISTDGVLNARARVLGGGSSINAGFYTRASTRFIKKVGWDENLVNESYPWIEKQIVHRPKVAPWQVALRNSLLDVGVSPFNGFTYDHIYGTKFGGTIFDQFGRRHTAAELLASGNPQKLTVLIHATVQKVLFDTSGKRPKAGGVIFKDENGNQHQAFLANKPRSEIILSCGAIGTPQMLLLSGIGPRAELKKMRIPVVLDNEFVGKGLADNPMNAIFVPSKRPVQQSLIQTVGITKLGVYIEASSGFGQSKESIHCHHGIMSAEIGQLSTIPPKQRTPEAIQAYIKRKMDLPHEAFKGGFILEKLANPISTGQLSLINTNVNDNPSVTFNYFNHQKDLQRCVSGIRMATKIVQSEYFTNVTQCDNQTVEKILNMSVMSNVNLIPKQPNDTKSLEQFCKDTVITIWHYHGGCHVGKVVTPDYKVIGVQRLRIVDGSTFDESPGTNPQATVLMMGRYMGLKILRDRLGKEDGV; encoded by the exons ATGGCTTCTGATGGGGCAGTGAAGCTCTTTCTTCTTTGCTTGGTTTTATGGGTTTACACTCTCTCTTCTTGTCAAG GGAAGCAGAATATATATCCATCTGGATACCCATTTATCAAGAAAGCAAGCACTttctcatcatcatcatcattctcATCAAGTGGTGGAGAGAATGCCTATGACTATATAGTAGTGGGGGGTGGAACAGCTGGGTGCCCCTTAGCTGCGACATTGTCCCAAAACTTCAGTGTTTTATTGCTAGAAAGAGGTGATGTTCCTTTCACCAATCCAAATGTCTCCTTCTTAGGCAACTTCCATATTTCTCTGGCTGACACTTCTCCAACTTCTGCTTCCCAATACTTCATCTCCACTGATGGAGTCCTCAATGCTAGGGCTAGGGTTTTAGGTGGTGGTAGTAGTATCAATGCTGGGTTCTACACTAGGGCAAGCACAAG GTTTATAAAGAAAGTAGGATGGGATGAAAATTTGGTGAACGAGTCATATCCCtggattgagaagcaaattgttCACAGGCCTAAGGTTGCCCCATGGCAGGTTGCTCTAAGAAACAGTCTATTGGATGTTGGGGTGTCACCTTTTAATGGATTCACTTATGATCACATCTATGGAACCAAGTTTGGTGGCACCATTTTCGACCAGTTCGGCCGCAGGCACACTGCCGCTGAACTGCTTGCCTCCGGAAACCCTCAGAAGCTTACTGTCTTGATACATGCCACTGTCCAAAAGGTTCTATTTGATACATCAG GGAAGCGTCCAAAGGCAGGGGGAGTCATATTTAAAGATGAAAATGGCAATCAACACCAAGCATTCCTTGCAAATAAGCCAAGAAGTGAAATAATATTGTCCTGTGGAGCCATTGGCACACCTCAAATGCTGCTGCTAAGTGGTATTGGCCCAAGAGCTGAACTTAAAAAAATGAGAATTCCAGTGGTACTTGACAACGAATTTGTTGGGAAAGGCCTGGCTGATAATCCCATGAACGCTATTTTTGTTCCATCAAAACGACCTGTTCAGCAATCCCTAATACAAACTGTAGGGATTACTAAGTTGGGTGTTTATATTGAAGCTAGCAGTGGATTTGGGCAGTCCAAGGAAAGCATTCACTGTCACCATGGAATCATGTCTGCAGAG ATAGGGCAGCTATCTACCATTCCTCCAAAGCAAAGAACACCAGAGGCCATTCAAGCCTACATTAAAAGAAAAATGGACCTACCCCATGAAGCATTCAAGGGAGGCTTCATTCTTGAAAAGCTTGCCAACCCCATTTCAACAGGGCAGCTGAGCTTGATCAACACAAATGTTAATGATAACCCTTCTGTTACCTTCAACTATTTCAACCATCAGAAAGATCTGCAGCGCTGCGTCAGTGGGATTAGGATGGCTACAAAGATTGTTCAATCAGAATACTTCACAAACGTCACACAATGTGATAATCAGACTGTGGAGAAGATTCTTAACATGAGTGTTATGTCTAATGTGAACCTTATACCTAAGCAACCCAATGACACCAAGTCCCTAGAGCAGTTCTGCAAAGACACAGTGATCACAATCTGGCACTATCATGGTGGGTGTCACGTTGGCAAGGTAGTGACCCCTGACTACAAAGTTATTGGTGTTCAAAGGCTTCGGATCGTCGATGGCTCCACATTTGACGAATCCCCTGGCACAAATCCTCAAGCCACAGTCTTGATGATGGGCAG GTACATGGGACTGAAGATTTTGAGAGATAGACTAGGAAAGGAAGATGGCGTTTAG